The DNA sequence TACAACACGGCCCGCTATAGGGTCTTGAGCCTGGCTGTTTCCGGGTTTTACTGCGGAGTTGCCGGGGCGCTTCTTGCCGGATTTATGTCCTTCATTCAGCCCGTGATGTTTGACATGATGAAGTCGACGGAGCTTACGTCCATGGTTGTCTTTGGAGGTTTGGGCTCCTTGAGCGGAACGCTTTTGGCTTCCGTCATCATTACGCTCGTCACCGAGCTCTTTCGTCCCATATCGCAGTACCGTATGCTCATCTACGGCGGGGTGCTCGTGGCCATCATGGTGTTGAGGCCCGAGGGCATCATGGGATCCAAAGAGCTGTGGAACCTGCGGAGAAAGAGGTGACGTCGGTGGCTTTGCTTGAACTTTCAGACGTAAGCAAGTTCTTTGGAGGCGTTAAGGCCGTCGATCGCCTGTCTTTTTCGATTGAAAAGGGCGAGACCCTTGGGTTGATAGGGCCAAACGGGGCCGGAAAGACCACCGTATTCAACCTGATCACGGGCCTTTATCCCCTGGACGGGGGAAGGATAGCCTTCAAGGGGGAAGACATATCACAGATGAAGCCCCACGAGATAATCCCCAAAGGGATTGCCCGCACCTTCCAGAACCTGCGCCTTTTTCCCAGGGCCTCAAGCGTTGAAAACGTCATGACGGCATGCAGAAAGGAATCCTACTCCTTCCTTGAAGCCTTGACCCACCTCGGCAGATGGAGGCACTGCGAGCAAAGGGCCATGGAACGGGCCATGGAGCTTTTGAAACTGGTAGGCATAGCCGACAGGGCCCACCAGGCTGCAGGCACCCTTCCATATGGCCACCAGAGAAAGCTCGAGATAGCTCGAGCCCTAGCCCTGGAGCCGGAGCTTTTGCTCTTGGACGAGCCTGCGGCGGGCATGAACCCCGAGGAGGTTGACGAGCTCAACGCCCTGATACGGCGCATCTCCGAGGAGCTTGGGATAACCATCATAGTGATAGAACATCACATGGAGCTCGTCATGGAGATATGCCCGAGGATAGTGTGCATGAACTTCGGGGCGAAGATCGCCGAGGGAAGCCCCGCCGAGATACAGAGCCACCCGGAAGTGCTTGCCGCTTACCTGGGGGAGGAGGTATAGACATGGCCGAACCCCTTTTGTCCGTTCAAAACCTTTCCGTCACATACGGGGCCATCAGGGCGCTTCACGGCGTCTCGATGGAAGTCTACAGGGGCGAGATAGTATGCGTCATTGGCGCCAACGGAGCAGGCAAATCGACCCTGCTTAACGCCATCATGGGAGTGGTGCGCCGGGAATCAGGAGAGGCGATCTTCGACGGCAAGCCCCTTGCCAAAAGGAGCTATCAGGTCGTGGCCCAAGGCGTATCGCTGGTGCCGGAGGGCAGGCGGATATTCAGCCCCCTCACCGTCCAGGAAAACTTGATGATAGGGGCCTTTCCGCGGAAGGACATGCGTCAAATTGAAGAAGACCTAGAATGGGTGTACGGCCTTTTCCCAAGGCTTCAGGAAAGAAAGGACCAGTACGCGGGCACCCTTTCCGGCGGAGAGCAGCAGATGCTCGCCATCGGGAGGGCCTTGATGTCGCGCCCCCGTTTGCTTCTCTTGGATGAGCCCTCCCTGGGCCTTGCCCCCATCCTGATAAGGGATATATTCAAGGAGTTAAAGCGCATCAACGGGGAGGGAGTGACCATACTCTTGGTCGAGCAGAACGCCAGGCAGGCCCTCATGCTTTCCAACAGGGGATACGTCCTGCAGACGGGTCGAATCGTGCTTCAGGGCCGCTCTCAGGACCTGCTGGTAAACCCCGACGTAACGGCCGCCTACCTGGGCAAGCTCAAGAAATAGCGGACGTAGGAACCACGCGTTGTCCGATATGTGTTGATACTTTATGCTAAATGAAGGATTATTTATTTAGAATTTTTTTAATTTTGCCCATTGCAAATAAGTATACATAGTGTTAATATCACCTAACACGAAACTATGGGCGATTATATGGGGAAACGATGATCCCTTTGCATCTACCTAAACGGGCGCAAGAGCGAAGGGTGAGAGAGTAGCGCGACCGGCCCCATCGAGGCGCTGATTTTAAATCAAGCGCTGCAATGGGGCCTTTGTTTTATGAAGCTTGAATGCGAAAGAGAGTGTGGCGGAAGTT is a window from the Acetomicrobium flavidum genome containing:
- a CDS encoding ABC transporter ATP-binding protein, giving the protein MALLELSDVSKFFGGVKAVDRLSFSIEKGETLGLIGPNGAGKTTVFNLITGLYPLDGGRIAFKGEDISQMKPHEIIPKGIARTFQNLRLFPRASSVENVMTACRKESYSFLEALTHLGRWRHCEQRAMERAMELLKLVGIADRAHQAAGTLPYGHQRKLEIARALALEPELLLLDEPAAGMNPEEVDELNALIRRISEELGITIIVIEHHMELVMEICPRIVCMNFGAKIAEGSPAEIQSHPEVLAAYLGEEV
- a CDS encoding ABC transporter ATP-binding protein, which encodes MAEPLLSVQNLSVTYGAIRALHGVSMEVYRGEIVCVIGANGAGKSTLLNAIMGVVRRESGEAIFDGKPLAKRSYQVVAQGVSLVPEGRRIFSPLTVQENLMIGAFPRKDMRQIEEDLEWVYGLFPRLQERKDQYAGTLSGGEQQMLAIGRALMSRPRLLLLDEPSLGLAPILIRDIFKELKRINGEGVTILLVEQNARQALMLSNRGYVLQTGRIVLQGRSQDLLVNPDVTAAYLGKLKK